Sequence from the Panicum virgatum strain AP13 chromosome 5N, P.virgatum_v5, whole genome shotgun sequence genome:
tgcgggcttgattcagacttcgggctaattatgggaacagttgacgtgtgtggcccgacagggttttcacgtgtcgtgtgagttaggtccaccttgcaaggttaaatcggatcgattcgccgtgtctcgcggatatgagagccttggtcaatgcgtcgcatcgtagtaaggattgaaaggacagaaaAATGAAAGGTGGATGTATGGTTATGTTCTttaaaagataatatgatcatCCATGTGTGTATTAGctgttcaggcaaatctagtgtTATTTATCAAACTAATTGGAGCTATAATATTGAAAGGAAAAAGTTTAAATAACCCCCCAGACTATGATACGTTGGATACATAGGACTCTGAGGTATGAAACCATATACCAGGCACATTAAACTTTTGCAAATGGTACAAACAACCCCCCAAGGCGGTATTGGAGCCCGGTTTTGCCCGCGTGGCTGTCCACCCTGGCTTCCCCCGCCACCGTATCTCTTGTCCCCGCCTGTCAGACCACCAGGGTGCTCTCGCTGCTGAAATAGGGCTGAAGAGGAGGCGGGCAGCCGGCTTATTTTGGCGCGAAGAGaagtgcggcggcggggaaAAAGGAGGCGAGCAGGTTGCGGTCCGGTGAGGGAGGAAGGCTCCTAGGGCTGGCGAGGCGACCTGATGGCCGAATCGACCTCCTCCTGGGTCTCTTCTACAGGGGCGCGACCATCATCGAAGGGGCCGCCGGTGCCTGCCCGCGAAGGTCCTCTGGACTATGCGCCTGCGGTGATTTGCCGGTGCGGGCTGAAGGCACCGAGGAGGGTTTCGTGGAGCGACGACAACCCGGGGCGCAGGTACTACCGATGCAGCAGGGCACGGGTAAGGATGAGTCTCTTTGTTGTTGATTTTGTTTGGAATGGTTCAGGAACAATTCCTTCTTGATGTGCTTTGTTCCTTTACAGTCATCTATGGACTGCAAGTTCTTCTCGTGGTTTGATGGTGAGCATTCTGAATTCATGAAGACCTTGTTGATAGATCTTCGGAATGCTGTGTGGAGGATTAAGGCAGAGAGAGATGAGGTTGATGAGCTTCAGAGTGTTGATGTGACTGTAAGCAGGGAGCTTGAAGATCAAAAGAAGATGAACCAAAGTCTGCAGGAAGAACGAGAAGGAATGAAAAAGAAGTTGGCAGAGAAGGATGAATTGCTACAAGCAATGGCTATGAAGATGTGTGCAGGGGATAGGTCTAGATCAGTCTGTTCCTTTGTGTGTGTATTTGTGGTTGGTGTGATGCTAGGTGTGATGTTAGGTGTTGTGATGGCTTGATGTCAGGTGCTGTCCAGGATTGATGCATTTTGTGTGTAAGgcatgaatgaatgaatgagcTATTTTGTGTTGACCTCAATGAATCTCAGAGCAGTTCACAATAAAAATGTGCATTTTGTGCATCTCAAACCAGTTCACAATAGGAATGCATAATTGAACAACTGGAACAAGAGCATATGAATTTGTGCAAATTAAAGTGCAGTTAGTTGCACTTATATCCATATCTATGTTTGTGCTACCCTTCAAGGACTGGTGAAGTCAGGTGTTACATGAAGTTTTCACAAAAGACCAAGCAAAAGACATGTTCATCCAAAAGGCTGCACAAGTGCATCATGCACTTCTAGTGCCAGGTCCTACATGGACACTAAATATAATACATTGTTCATCCAAAAGACTAACTGAACTAGCTGATCTATTACTATTGTCTTCCCTACTGCCTATTACTAGATGTTGTCCCCAAACAACAGATGGGCAATTCTTGAACGCCTTAGAGATGTCCCTCCTTGGCTTGCTGGCTGGGTAATGGAACTTGTCTGGCTGCCCCAGGTACCTTGTGCGGGAGCATGGACAGGAACTTGAGCAGGGCCTTGAGCCAGGTCCTACAAATGGAGAGGtgtaaatttttatagaaacagaAATGCCATAGGACACTGAGGGCCTCACATACCTCACTAAGTTTCCTCTTTTTACCCCTGGATGTAGATTGTCGATTTGCCGAAGTTGATGGCTGCCCATCTTTCTTCGTCTTCTTTGCATCCCTCTTTATATGTGCATTCTTTTTTTTGCCTGCTTCTGGGTTCTTTGGACACCTTCTTGCATTGTGAGTTGATTTTCCACACAGCCTGCAAGTCATCTTTGTGCCAACCCTGCTAAGCTTTGTCCCCTTTGGTGCCTCACCAGGCTCCCTCCTTCTCTCAGTTTTGGGCCTACCTGGCATCTTGACAAAACCTGGAGGTTCTGGCCTTGGCATATCAGAAATTGGCCAATTGGCTGGGCCCTCAACTGGCTGCAGGACATGAGCATAGGTTTTATTGTACTCTGACACAGAGAAACATGGAGCTATAAATTCATCCAGCACTTTGGAAGCTTTGTAGATGCAGCTGATGGCATGGCAGCAGGGCAGTCCTGAAAGCTGCCAGTACCTACATGAGCAAGTCCTTTGCTCCAAGCTGACAATGAACCTGTGACTCTCTTTCATCTGCACCTCAAAGCCATCATCTCCATTCCACAGCACATCACATTTGCCTGACCTTATGATGTTGACCTTCAGCTTCTTGAAAATGTTAGGGCAAATTGTCCCTGTCCACTTCTCTGCCCTTGCTCTGTTCTCTTGAATCCTCACCATTAACTTCTTCCTAATTGCTTCATTCATGGAAATAACAGGAAAGAATCTTGCATCCATGATGCAGTTGTTGAAGCTCTCACACAGATTATTGTCCACGGAGTCACAATTGGATCCCAACCTGAAGAATGCTCTGCTCCAGTGCTCAGGGCTAGTCTTCATCATATCCTGAGCTCCTTGTGGTGTATCTTGAGCTAGGCGGGCCCTATTGTAATTGAAAAGTATTCTATTAGGTGCCTTAGCACAACCCCACCATTTCTTTTGCAACTCCTTATCTGTATGTATCTTCCTCCAATTTGCATATATATGCCTTGCACACATCCTGTGTTCAGCATTAGGAACCAGTTCACTCACTGCCTTTAGCAAGCCCTGTATATGAAGCATCACAATTATCAGATGTATACAATTAAGGAATTGCTACAATTGAGGACAGAAACCATTCATAGAGAGGGTACTCCTTACCTTTTGTTGGTCAGATATTACCACCCAATCTTCCCCTCCATTGCAGATGTCGAGATCTTTCTGTAGCAGCCCTAGAAACCAGTACCAGGATTCATATGTTTCAGTTGCCACAGCAGCCCAAGCAACAGGGTACATTTGATTATTACCATCTCTACCTATTGCACAGAGCAACTGCCCATTGTTGGCACCTTTGAACCAACACCCATCCAATCCTATTACCCTTCTACATCCAGCTTTGAATCCTTTTTTCAGAGCATCAAAGCAAATATAGAACCTTTCAAAGACATGCCTGTCCTCAATTTCAGGGTCTAAACAGACCACAACTGTTGAGCCAGGATTGCTCCTAAGAAGCTCGGCCTGATAGTCATAAACCCTAGTGTACTCACCCTTCATGGAATCTAGAGCAGCCTTTAGAACTAATGATTTTGCTCTCTTGCACTTGGCAATGGACACATCTGCAAGCAGGTCTTTAAGCACTGCTTTCTTGATAAGGCCAACCTTCCAGGTGGGATTATCTTTGATTTCACTGTAATAATGTTTTGCAATCACGTTTGATGTGACCAACTTGTTGTCTCTCCTTGGTGGGCAAGTATGTTCATCAACAAAGGTAACAACTTTGAACCACTCAGACCTGCTGGTGATGGAACCATATATCAGCCACTTGCAACCTTTCCAAGTACACATAGCCCTCACCTTTTTCTTCTCATCCTTTACAAACTTGATGTGCTTGTGAGTTGCTATGCCATATTTTACCACTGCCTTCTTGAATTGCCTACTGCTCCTAAAGGCCATTCCAAGTGTGAAGATAGGAACTGCAGCCTTGCTGTCATATCGGTTCTCTATGCTCTTCCACCTTTGTGTCTCTCCATCACTGTCTTCTTCATAGGAATAGGCATCACTAGAGTCGTAGCATGGGCTACCAGGATCATCTAAGTTTGGCACTTCGGCCACAACATCTTCAAGCCTGATTTCTCCAAGCTGGTTCCCATGGACTCCAAGCTTCTTAGCCTTTATATTGCGCTTAATCTCTTTTGCAAATTTCTTCAACTGTTGGCCTTCTTCGTCATCAGCAGAACTGTCATCTTCTGGTGGCTGCTTGTACTCTTCATCTGATGTGTCATTGTCACTGTTGTCTTCATGAGCATTGCCATCAGCATCATCTACCTCGTCATCAGCAGAACCATCAACATAGCTCTGCTCATATTCGCTTCTACCACTCATATAGCATTCAGCCTCATTGTAGTCTTGTGAAATCTTAGGTGGGGATCTATAGAACTGCATAAAACTCCTCCAATCCTTATCCTTTTTTCTCAGGACTCTGCTCAACACACTGCATACCATAGACTTCCTCGACATATATGTCTGCAGCACCTCCATCAGTCATGTTATCAGCCATCCATTGGCATGATGCATCATCAGTAAGTAACAAAAGGCCATCTGACAATTGGCAACCAGGCTTCAACCAATGCAACCTGTAGCAGCTCGAGTGGGTCACATGATCAGCAAGATGACCCTTGATCTCTGGATAAGATATCTTGTCCAACTCAACTTCGGACATCCCTGTTCTCCCTCCAACATATTGCAACTGCCCACCGGTATTGAGAAATGACCCACCAAAGTGAAACCGAACAGCAAGATTATCCATCCTGCAATATCAAAACATGTGCAGCAATCATACATCAAAATCTTACGCATTTGTATACTTTTACCCCAACCTGCAGGAACCTAATACCCCCCAAAAAAACCCCAACTTTTCACCAAAATAACCTAAACCCACAACCCTAACGCCTAAAATCCAAACTATGTCTACTACAAACAAGCCGAATACATAAAACTACACTACTTCATCGCCATTTACTTCCAAAATTCCCCTCCCATAGAAACCCTCATTCCCATACCTAGTCCAATCACGACCAAACCTTGGGGCAAAAATGGGTGAACGGCAAAGCGGGGACTAACCTCTTGCTCCTGCGCCAGACCGCTTAGCGAACGGACCTCCTGATCATGAACCCGCCGTGCGCCTTGCCGGAGACGACGGAGACGCCTCGGAGAAGACGAGGAGACCGAGAAACAGACAGAGGAGGCGGAGTCGTCCGGGACTGGTCCGCCCCTTTGGTCCGCGCTGGGCTTCCCCTTTTGTCCATGGTGGTCTGACAGGCGGGGACAAGAGACACGGTGGCGGGGGAAGCCAGGGTGGACAGCCACGCGGGCAAAACCGGGCTCCAATACCGCCTTGGGGGGTTGTTTGTACCATTTGCAAAAGTTTAATGTGTCTGGTATATGGTTTCATACCTCAGAGTCCTATGTATCCAACGTATCATAGTCTGGGGGGTTATTTAAACTTTTTccaatattgaaagtaaggatccagtactagtggcttttcagcaaaagaactccagagccaaaagccttgcatatttaggagtcggctaagtatataccaatagttgagtaagccttactgagtattagagtactcagggtttggttgtaaaccttctgagcaggctgtattccagaagacttcgaggaaatcggtgcgtcctggattggtcagtctcttcctccaggttggacggtcgagtgggtcccgtcttctccgtgaagtgcaggcaggtgagcctcacatcagtgggcaagatgtgaagctcttcttttgtcatcgacgttatctaccgTACTGTATTTTGAAACTTGTTTTAAACTGGTTGTATGTTCCACTGCGTTGAACTCTGTATACGAAATGTAACCctggcttgtaaaactttattgtaaattaatttggaggcttttgtttaactctggttgtaagttaagtttgaaaacttttgttgcttgtaatcacctgtgctcgtcttttggcgagagttcccatataatcgatcctggttatagcaggcaatctgggtgtactggtgaagtgcagtatcggaggattaagttaaatggttaattagtgcacttgatcgatattatttggactgttctgtgacaataAGGCATGCCTGGATATGGTTGATTGTATCACAGATGGAGGTGTAGCTGATATATATGTAGAGCATGGTGTGGAAAGTAGTGATGATGCACAAGATGATGCAGATTATAACCAAGAGAAAGAGATGGAGGTTGGCAGTGAGGTAGGCAAATCAGATAGTGATGATGCAGTGCAAGTTATTGGCTGCAAGAAGGTGACCAGCAGTAAATCTTCCCCCAAAGATTATGGAAAAGATATAGCCAAGCTGAAGAAGTTTTATGGGTCCATAACTGGTGAGAAGTCTACATGCAGCAAGAGGTTAGATTTGTCAGCAAAGATGAATGCAGGAGAGTTTAGTTCTAGTACCATGATAGACAAGGTAGTAGCTGAAGGAGGCAGTTCATCTGATAGTGATTTTTTACCTGGTGATGATAGTTGTTCTAAGGTTGATGAGGAAGCTGAACAAATTATGAATAGATTCAAGGAGTACAAGAGGAATTGCAAAAAAGGTCAAGTACCAACTTTGGATGACCTTGATTTCTGTGGAAAGGTTCCTGTAACTCATGGTGAGATGGGAGCAACAGATGAAGGGAATGAGACTCCTTATGCTGACAGTAGTGATGGTGAGGAGGAGTCATTTGATGAGCTAGGCAGTGATGGAGAAATTGTGAGCCACAATAATGAGTTTCCTAGGTACAAGGATAAAGGTCCTAGGTCTGTTTTATGTTTGGGGATGAAATTTGCAGAGAAGAAGGAATTCAAAAATGCAGTGACCAAGTATGCATTGGATTCAAGAAAGGTTATCAACTTTGTTAAGGATGAAGGGTACAGAGTTAGGGCTAAATGTGACTGGCCAACATGCCCTTGGGTTTGTCTGCTGTCAACCAACATAAGAATTGAGGGCTGGCAGATTAGCACTTTCACTGATGAGCTTACTTGTCTTGATAGAAGAGACAATAAATTGGTGACAGCAAAGAGGATAGCTGACAAGTATGACAGCAGAATTAGAGCAAACCCTCATTGGGATTGAGCAATTCAAGAAAACATATGCCCATTGCTTGGAGCCTGCGGAGGGAATGCAGGCTTGGGCAGTGTCTAACAGTCCAAAGCCTAGAGCCCCTGGATATGTAAAGATGCCTGGCAGGCCAAAAAAACAACAGGAAGAGAGAATCTGGAGAAAAGCCTAAGACAACAAGAGTGTCAAAAAGTTGGAACTCGAATCAGATGCAGCAAGTGCAAGGGTGTAGGCCACAACATTAGTTCATGTGATAGAAGGCATGGAGTAGCATCAGGACCTGCTGCATTCACTGGAAGCCAGAGCAGTGCAGCTCGAAATGCAGCACCTTCAGCAGTAGGACCCAATCCAACTGCTTCTGCAGGCCCAAATGCTATGGTTAGTAGTCATTTGGTTGCTTTTACCCTTGCTATCTGTCACATTTCATCACTAACCAATTGTATGTCCCTCATAGGTTCTTGTTCATGACTCCCAACATAGTGCAGTGAActcaagaaaaaggaaaagtgtAGCCTCTACATCTAACAGCACTGCCGAAAACTCAAAGGTCTGTACTCAATTTGTACCATACAATTTGTACCCTAATTGCAATACTAACACATTGCTCCATTTTGATTCAGGACATGTATGTCAAAACCTCAGCCACTGCAAGGGTCTACACAAGGTCTGGTGGTTCTGGAGCATTGAACCTAGAGGCTAACATCCCAACATCTCAAGCAAATTCCAAAGTCACAGTCCAGGTCACATCTGGCCATGCAAAAGCTCAAGTCAAAGCTAAAGAACCAGAGAGGAAGAAACTTACACCAAAAAGGGCAAGATCTCTTCCACGGTTGTTGATGTCACCTGAGAAGTGAATACCCCAACCAATGTTATGTACCAGTTGATGTGTCAGTTATGGATGTAGCCAAACTTGTGGCCTGTTAGTACTTTCCTATGTGTGCCAAACTTGTAGCCTTTGTTATGTGTGCATTTTAAACTTGTCCTGAATTAAAGCCAAACTTGTGGCCTACATTACACTTGCCTGACAATTTGTGACATGCATTCCTTGCACAAACAGCAGCAATAGAGTTACACATTACATAGTCAAGTAGTTCAAAGGACTCAATGTCATGAGCACAAGGATATTACATGACCCTAAACAACACAAATGCTACAAACAGCAAGCCAAAAGCATACAGAAGCGCCAATCTTTCATTCTCCAGTTTCCTAACTCTATCACCCAGTGCTGCAGCTTCTTGCTCTTTGAGTTTCTGTTCTTCTTTCACAGCTATCAGCTCTGCATCTCCCACATTACCGACCTGCCCCAGCTCCAATCTTGCTTCGTCTACTGCCATCGACAGCTTCGCGTTCTCCCTTTTCAAACGCCAGACCATGTCACGCAAATCATGTAGCAGCTGCTTCACAAAGGGAGTCGTTGTGGATTCTTCGTACCAGGCGAACATCTCACAGCCCCCAGCCTACACAACATCCCCACCGAAATTCAAGACAACAGACAGATCAAAGCAAAATTATTTAAGGGAGCAGCGCATACCCGTGCTCTCAAGCACTTCAGATACCTCCTCCCAGGGTTCTCATCGCTCCAGGAAATCAACCTT
This genomic interval carries:
- the LOC120674612 gene encoding uncharacterized protein LOC120674612 yields the protein MSGRSEYEQSYVDGSADDEVDDADGNAHEDNSDNDTSDEEYKQPPEDDSSADDEEGQQLKKFAKEIKRNIKAKKLGVHGNQLGEIRLEDVVAEVPNLDDPGSPCYDSSDAYSYEEDSDGETQRWKSIENRYDSKAAVPIFTLGMAFRSSRQFKKAVVKYGIATHKHIKFVKDEKKKVRAMCTWKGCKWLIYGSITSRSEWFKVVTFVDEHTCPPRRDNKLVTSNVIAKHYYSEIKDNPTWKVGLIKKAVLKDLLADVSIAKCKRAKSLVLKAALDSMKGEYTRVYDYQAELLRSNPGSTVVVCLDPEIEDRHVFERFYICFDALKKGFKAGCRRVIGLDGCWFKGANNGQLLCAIGRDGNNQMYPVAWAAVATETYESWYWFLGLLQKDLDICNGGEDWVVISDQQKGLLKAVSELVPNAEHRMCARHIYANWRKIHTDKELQKKWWGCAKAPNRILFNYNRARLAQDTPQGAQDMMKTSPEHWSRAFFRLGSNCDSVDNNLCESFNNCIMDARFFPVISMNEAIRKKLMVRIQENRARAEKWTGTICPNIFKKLKVNIIRSGKCDVLWNGDDGFEVQMKESHRFIVSLEQRTCSCRYWQLSGLPCCHAISCIYKASKVLDEFIAPCFSVSEYNKTYAHVLQPVEGPANWPISDMPRPEPPGFVKMPGRPKTERRREPGEAPKGTKLSRVGTKMTCRLCGKSTHNARRCPKNPEAGKKKNAHIKRDAKKTKKDGQPSTSANRQSTSRGKKRKLSEDLAQGPAQVPVHAPAQGTWGSQTSSITQPASQGGTSLRRSRIAHLLFGDNI
- the LOC120674611 gene encoding uncharacterized protein LOC120674611, producing MAESTSSWVSSTGARPSSKGPPVPAREGPLDYAPAVICRCGLKAPRRVSWSDDNPGRRYYRCSRARSSMDCKFFSWFDGEHSEFMKTLLIDLRNAVWRIKAERDEVDELQSVDVTVSRELEDQKKMNQSLQEEREGMKKKLAEKDELLQAMAMKMCAGDRSRSVCSFVCVFVVGVMLGVMLGVVMA